A window from Purpureocillium takamizusanense chromosome 3, complete sequence encodes these proteins:
- a CDS encoding uncharacterized protein (COG:S~EggNog:ENOG503NYP2) — MAISPSVVDKLVVQTRADPELPRANPTTSFWQMPPHPSMSNVRSDELPSAVDLAIIGSGVTGCSVAKHYLEHPGSGSGSVAVLEARTLTSGATGRNGGLLTNHVPGHYRLLSESFGHDEAVKIARFANRTLEKMHALGNSSDEFREASVVRRLLDVICFDDEASFAQASDSFRLYEEHVPEDRGKTRFLTADEAASTYHVVAKAGAIVFPNGALWPYRLITRVWAQLYQQHRSRLSIDTNTPVTAVAHDPSHATHPYILDTGRGAVRAKRVVHATNGFTGHLLPALRGKIFPLRGTMSTQVAPPAFGRRGHEVTWTMVNSGVFDDAADAFEIGLYYSNQNPDTGDIFIGGEKVRLDELLVSDDTEVRAPCRDNIAAVLPRYHTRGWADGRAPEVKKVWSGIMGFTADRLPLVGRLPRSATRRGGDDEWIAAGFNGFGMPLCWSSGEAVARIMLGDDDDDDDVDDFLPGAFLATEERLDDEARMATRTALELLLGGHP; from the exons atggccatctcccccagcgtcgtcgacaagctcgtGGTCCAGACCAGGGCCGACCCCGAGCTCCCGCGGGCCAACCCGACCACGTCCTTTTGGCAGATGCCGCCGCACCCCAGCATGTCCAACGTGCGGTCCGACGAGCTGCCCTCCGCCGTGGACCTGGCCATCATCGGCTCGGGGGTGACGGGCTGCAGCGTGGCCAAGCACTACCTCGAACACCCCGGctccgggtccgggtccgtcgccgtcctcgaggcccgcACTCtcaccagcggcgccaccggccgcaACGGCGGGCTCTTGACCAACCACGTGCCCGGTCACTACAGGTTACTGAGCGAGAGCTttggccatgacgaggccgtcaagatTGCCCGCTTCGCCAACCGCACGCTGGAGAAGATgcacgccctcggcaacTCGTCCGACGAGTTCCGCGAGGCCAGCgtcgtgcgccgcctcctcgacgtcatctgcttcgacgacgaggcgtccTTTGCGCAGGCCAGTGATTCGTTTCGGCTGTACGAGGAGCACGTCCCCGAGGACCGGGGCAAGACGAGGTTCctcacggccgacgaggccgcctcA ACGTACCACGTcgtggccaaggccggcgccatcgtctttCCCAACGGCGCTCTATGGCCATACCGCCTCATCACGAGGGTCTGGGCGCAGCTgtaccagcagcaccgcTCGCGACTCTCCATCGACACCAACACGCCCGTcacggccgtcgcgcacGACCCCAGCCACGCGACGCACCCCTACATCCTCGACacaggccgcggcgccgtgcgGGCCAAGCGGGTCGTGCACGCGACCAACGGCTTCACCGGCCAcctgctgccggcgctgcgaggCAAGATCTTCCCGCTCCGCGGCACCATGTCGACGCAGGTGGCGCCACCCGCGttcgggcggcgcggccacgagGTGACGTGGACCATGGTCAACTCGGGCgtcttcgacgacgccgccgacgccttcgAGATCGGCCTGTACTACTCCAACCAGAACCCCGACACGGGCGACAtcttcatcggcggcgaAAAGGTCcggctggacgagctgctggtcagcgacgacaccgaggtgcgggcgccgtgccgcgacaacatcgccgccgtcctgccgcGGTACCACACGCGCGGGTGGGCCGACGGCCGGGCGCCCGAGGTGAAGAAGGTCTGGTCGGGCATCATGGGCTTCACGGCGGAccgcctgcccctcgtcgggcggctgccccggagcgcgacgaggcgcggcggcgacgacgagtggatcgccgccggcttcaaCGGCTTCGGCATGCCGCTGTGCTGGTcgagcggcgaggccgtggcccgCATCATGctgggtgacgacgacgacgacgacgacgtcgacgacttcCTGCCGGGCGCCTTCCTCGCGACCGAGGagcggctcgacgacgaggcgcgcatGGCCACGAGGACGGCTCTGGAGCTGCTCCTGGGCGGGCACCCATAA
- a CDS encoding uncharacterized protein (EggNog:ENOG503P84W), producing MSTNQNRKAPGAGTKVDLGRNAPVTEEGAGYVAPESLAAESSQSGGEFGANRHGHPDSTSPSTAQSGTGSGHDKSPAAGGNAGTAPSYVSNQYTGDSSGPHGKNLKAGGFDDSKVKDGLKMALESDPGSKNDPSRLAEERFELRDAAGPRVSGHKDTELSTATKYDGLDRETAL from the exons ATGTCTACGAACCAGAACCGCAaggcccccggcgccggcaccaag GTCGACCTCGGTCGAAATGCTCCCGTGACCGAAGAAGGCGCCGGCTATGTCGCCCCTGAATCACTCGCTGCCGAGTCGTCACAGAGTGGCGGCGAGTTCGGCGCCAACCGGCACGGCCATCCCGACAGCACATCTCCCAGCACCGCCCAGTCCGGCACAGGATCGGGGCATGATAAGAGTCCCGCAGCCGGCGGGAACGCAGGCACCGCCCCTAGTTACGTCTCCAACCAATACACTGGAGACTCCAGCGGGCCGCACGGCAAGAACCTCAAAGCTGGGGGCTTCGATGACTCCAAGGTCAAGGACGGCCTCAAGATGGCTCTCGAGTCAGACCCTGGTTCCAAGAACGACCCCAGCAGACTAGCAGAAGAACGTTTTGAGCTGCGTGACGCGGCGGGGCCCAGAGTCTCTGGGCACAAGGACACTGAGCTATCGACGGCCACCAAATATGATGGCCTTGATCGAGAGACAGCTTTATAA
- a CDS encoding Flavin-containing monooxygenase (EggNog:ENOG503NV34~COG:Q): MRRSGAMENVKIAVIGLGPAGLTAVKSLREEGFDVVGFDRRERVGGLWSYSADPSHTSVIQNTVSNISKFVSGFSDFPVPKEYPPYMTGSHVAEYFQAYARHFKLEKHIRFRTTVRKVLRDKLDSGWNVHVSGPDGESVLRFDKVVFGNGCETVPKWPPMPGKEKFKGSVLHGQSYRTPDQFAGKRVLVVGIGNTACEVSLSLAGHASTLYQSYRRGRIIVSRYLDDGIPTDSTIPWPVLRLKYMLDYNLPWLTAPLVDKFMQGKMISDAAREDPMGPGLPARARRKRAEKKLTEDWRLVPCPSMAHEHPAVQEHFLPALYRGRITPVRGFKAFTGDDRVLLDDGTEVEVDAVVFCTGYSLDFGIMPELEMDGACGLPLVTADRAQSDPRVPHLPRLHRMLFPPRWASSVAFLSWIAPQEAVWCTCELASTAVAQVWAAETARELRLDQAAPAAAGYRKPALLPSEADMNAEVDEYHAWWRSEWEKEPSVRPGYVRAHTWYRAMHELAGTGMYGHIGHPFSLRGWRLWWRDRDLHKWLSRGPMNSYGWRVFETNPKGVPGCGRRALPEARRNVEEAYELYQRYKQDMKDSRLRKKVLPDD, from the exons ATGCGACGATCCGGCGCCATGGAAAACGTCAAGAttgccgtcatcggcctcg GGCCCGCCGGGCTGACGGCCGTCAAGTCGCTGCGGGAGGAGggcttcgacgtcgtcggcttcgaccgGCGAGAgcgagtcggcggcctctGGTCGTACAGCGCCGACCCTTCGCACACCTCGGTGATCCAAAACACCGTCTCCAACATTAGCAAGTTTGTT TCGGGCTTTAGCGACTTTCCAGTTCCCAAAG AATACCCCCCCTACATGACCGGCTCGCACGTGGCAGAGTATTTCCAGGCGTACGCGAGGCATTTCAAGCTCGAGAAGCACATCCGCTTTCGAACGACGGTGCGGAAAGTGCTGCGAGACAAGCTCGACTCTGGGTGGAATGTCCACGTCTCGGGCCCCGACGGGGAGTCCGTCCTCCGCTTCGACAAGGTCGTCTTCGGCAATGGCTGCGAGACGGTGCCCAAGTGGCCGCCCATGCCAGGCAAGGAAAAGTTCAAAGGCTCGGTCCTCCACGGCCAGAGCTACCGCAC GCCCGACCAATTCGCAGGGAAGCGGGTTCTAGTCGTGGGCATCGGTAACACGGCATGCGAGGTGTCACTCAGCCTTGCGGGCCATGCGTCCACGTTGTACCAGTCCTACCGCCGAGGGCGAATCATCGTCTCGCGgtacctcgacgacggcatcccGACCGACAGCACCATCCCCTGGCCGGTGCTGCGCCTCAAGTACATGCTCGACTACAACCTCCCGTGGCTGACGGCCCCGCTCGTGGACAAGTTCATGCAGGGTAAGATGATCAGCGACGCGGCACGCGAAGACCCCATGGGGCCAGGCCTCCCGGCGCGGGCCCGTCGGAAGCGcgccgagaagaagctcaCCGAGGACTGGCGCCTGGTGCCGTGCCCGAGCATGGCGCACGAGCACCCAGCCGTGCAGGAGCACTTCCTGCCCGCCCTGTACCGGGGGCGCATAACGCCCGTCAGGGGGTTCAAGGCGTTTACCGGTGACGACCGGGTGCTGCTTGATGACGGCACAGAGGTCGAGGtggacgccgtcgtcttctgcaCGGGCTATTCGCTCGACTTTGGCATCATGCCGGAGCTGGAGATGGACGGCGCATGCGGCCTGCCGCTCGTGACCGCGGACCGCGCGCAGTCTGACCCGCGCGTCCCGCATCTGCCACGCCTGCACCGCATGCTCTTCCCCCCGcggtgggcgtcgtcggtcgcCTTCCTCAGCTGGATCGCCCCTCAGGAGGCCGTGTGGTGCACCTGCGagctggcgtcgacggccgtggcgcaggtctgggcggcggagacggcccgggagctccgcctcgaccaggcggccccggcggcggccggatACCGCaagccggcgctgctgccgtccgaGGCGGACATGaacgccgaggtcgacgagtACCACGCATGGTGGCGCAGCGAGTGGGAAAAGGAGCCGTCGGTGCGGCCCGGCTACGTCCGCGCCCACACCTGGTACCGCGCCATGCACGAGCTGGCGGGCACGGGCATGTACGGCCACATCGGCCACCCCTTCTCCCTGCGCGGGTGGCGGCTGTGGTGGCGGGACAGGGACCTGCACAAGTGGCTGTCCAGGGGGCCCATGAACAGCTACGGCTGGCGCGTCTTCGAGACGAACCCCAAGGGCGTCCCCGGCTGCGGGAGGCGGGCCCTgcccgaggcgaggaggaacGTGGAAGAGGCG TACGAACTGTACCAGAGGTATAAACAGGACATGAAGGACAGTAGGCTGCGGAAAAAGGTCCTGCCTGATGATTGA
- a CDS encoding uncharacterized protein (COG:S~EggNog:ENOG503NY28~TransMembrane:8 (o53-74i86-104o116-139i148-169o175-195i331-352o358-377i389-407o)) — translation MDPDPATERDESFWAPGTVTLEDLQRSTENAILHPRPTTDPNDPLNWSTKRKMLNFVLVNVYVFFSFVQLDIFYTAPGSTQHGRRPVYILSTALQLASCIWLAVTRNVGDLYGGNLLSGLSGAISETIAQITIADLFFVHQHTAMNGWYLLALFTGSYLGPVAAGYIVDSQGWRWIWWWCVIFFVVNVVLIVVCFEETKYVGPSHGSSSGRDADEPSDVGLATLQSNTKDDGEIVPTQSMGHIDPSIPMRPYRERLALITPTKGSILFDLYNPVATYLFDPPYNFSAAGVGLMNVAPLTSAFPAIYVGGHLNDKSIIWLSKRNGGVYEPEMRLWVALIAAIVTPAGILMFGLGMANKAHWAILAVGWGVYGFGLIVACDSSLSYAMDCYHAVIGNALVGIVFTRNAVSGMIL, via the exons ATGGATCCGGATCCGGCTACGGAGCGAGATGAGTCCTTTTGGGCACCGGGGACCGTCACCCTCGAGGACT TGCAACGGTCGACGGAGAATGCCATCCTGCATCCCAGGCCGACGACCGACCCCAACGATCCCCTCAACTGGTCCACCAAGCGCAAGATGCTCaacttcgtcctcgtcaacgtcTACGTCTTCTTCAGCTTCGTCCAGCTCGACATCTTCTACACCGCCCCTGGCAGCA CtcaacacggccgccgccccgtgtACATTCTCAGCACCGCCCTGCAGCTGGCCTCGTGCATCTGGCTGGCCGTCACCCGCAATGTCGGCGACCTCTACGGGGGCAACCTCCTGTCCGGCCTCAGCGGCGCCATCTCCGAGACGATTGCGCAAATCACCATTGCCGACCTCTTCTTTGTCCACCAGCATACCGCCATGAACGGCTGGTACCTCCTGGCCCTCTTTACCGGCTCCTacctcggccccgtcgccgccgggtacatcgtcgacagccagggctggcgctggatctggtggtggtgcgtcatcttcttcgtcgtcaacgtAGTCCTCATCGTTGTCTGCTTCGAGGAGACCAAGTACGTCGGGCCAAGTCACGGCAGCTCCTCCGGgcgggacgccgacgagcccagcgacgtcggcctcgccacgCTGCAGAGCAAcaccaaggacgacggcgagatTGTGCCCACGCAGTCCATGGGCCACATCGATCCGTCCATCCCCATGCGCCCGTaccgcgagcgcctcgccctcatcaCGCCCACCAAGGGCTCGATTCTCTTCGACCTATACAACCCCGTG GCGACGTACCTCTTCGACCCGCCCTACAACTTCTCTGCCGCCGGTGTCGGCCTCATGAACGTGGCGCCCCTTACCAGCGCCTTCCCCGCCATCTACGTCGGAGGCCATCTCAACGACAAGTCCATCATTTGGCTGTCGAAacgcaacggcggcgtctACGAGCCCGAAATGCGCCTGTGGGTGGCGCTGATCGCAGCCATTGTCACCCCGGCAGGCATCTTGATGTTCGGGCTGGGCATGGCCAAC AAAGCTCACTGggccatcctcgccgtcggaTGGGGCGTTTACGGCTTCGggctcatcgtcgcctgcGACAGCAGCCTTTCCTACGCCATGGACTGCTATCATGCC GTCATTGGAAATGCATTGGTGGGCATCGTCTTCACTCGAAACGCCGTCTCGGGCATGATCCTCTAG
- the ARB1 gene encoding ABC transporter ATP-binding protein arb1 (COG:S~BUSCO:EOG092614E6~EggNog:ENOG503NUDQ) has translation MPSASKEKRLAKKAAEGKLDKKSGKAAKGKKEEPQLDAHGNPIEDDAPATSGDKLDEVKRLADQMDQHGISDRVTTGVLASTQTSKDVKITSTSLVFHGRVLITDSTLELSFGRRYGLLGENGCGKSTLLKAIAAREYPIPEHVDIYLLNEGAPPSELGALEWVVKEAENEMDRLDKLAERMLEEEGPESPVLIDLYDHMDKMDPSTFATRASLILTGLGFNKKTIHKKTKDMSGGWRMRVALAKALFVKPSLLLLDDPTAHLDLEACVWLEEYLKKWERTLVLVSHSMDFLNGVCSNMIDMRQKQLQYYGGNYDSYHKTRSENETNQMKAYTKQQDEIAHIKKFIASAGTYANLVRQAKSRQKILDKMEADGFIQPVVPDRVFTFRFADVEKLPPPVLSFDDVTFSYSGKPEDDLYRSLELGFDMDSRTALVGPNGVGKSTLLRLMTGKLSPTGGAVTRHTHLKLGLYSQHSAEQLDLTKSALDFVRDKYKDKSQDYQFWRQQLGRYGLTGEAQTALMGTLSEGQKSRIVFALLAIDGPNMLLLDEPTNGLDIPTIDSLADAINAFSGGVVVVSHDFRLLDKIAKQILVCENQTIQTWDGSIGEYKNYLRKKMISAGAV, from the exons ATGCCTTCCGCCTCCAAAGAAAAGAGActcgccaagaaggccgccgagggcaagctTGACAAGAAGTcgggcaaggcggccaagggaaagaaggaggagccccagctcgacgcccacggcaACCCCATCGAGGATGATGCTCCCGCCACCTCGGGcgacaagctcgacgaggtgaagcgcctcgccgaccagaTGGACCAGCACGGCATCTCGGATCGCGTCACCACCGGCGTCCTGGCCTCCACGCAAACCAGCAAGGACGTCAAGATCACCAGCACCAGTCTCGTCTTCCACGGTCGGGTCCTCATCACCGACTCGACGCTCGAGCTGTCCTTCGGCCGCCGGTatggcctgctcggcgaaAACGGCTGCGGCAAGAGTACCctgctcaaggccatcgccgcccgcgagtaCCCCATCCCCGAGCATGTCGACATATACCTGCTCAACGAGGGTGCACCCCCGTCagagctcggcgccctggaaTGGGTcgtcaaggaggccgagaacGAAATGGACCGTCTAGacaagctggccgagcgcATGCTTGAAGAAGAGGGCCCGGAGAGCCCCGTCCTCATCGATCTCTACGAT CACATGGACAAGATGGACCCCTCAACCTTTGCCACCCGCGCATCCCTCATCCTGACTGGTCTCGGCTTCAACAAGAAGACCATCCACAAGAAGACCAAGGACATGTCTGGTGGCTGGAGGATGCgagtcgccctcgccaaggccCTTTTCGTGAAGccctcgctgctgcttcttgacGACCCCACCGCCCATTTGGACCTCGAGGCCTGCGTGTGGCTCGAGGAGTACCTTAAGAAATGGGAGCGCACCCTGGTCCTTGTCTCCCACTCCATGGACTTTCTCAATGGCGTCTGCAGCAACATGATCGATATGCGTCAGAAGCAGCTTCAGTACTACGGTGGTAACTACGACTCGTACCACAAGACGCGCTCCGAAAATGAGACGAATCAGATGAAGGCCTACACCAAGCAACAGGATGAAATCGCCCACATCAAGAAGTTCATTGCCAGCGCTGGTACATATGCCAACCTGGTGCGCCAGGCCAAGTCGCGCCAGAAGATTTTGGACAAGATGGAGGCCGATGGCTTCATCCAGCCCGTCGTCCCCGACAGAGTCTTTACCTTCCGTttcgccgacgtcgagaaactgcccccccccgtccTATCGTTCGACGATGTCACCTTCTCTTACTCTGGCAAACCCGAGGATGACCTCTACCGCAGCCTCGAACTCGGCTTCGACATGGACTCGCGGACGGCTCTCGTCGGCCCCAACGGTGTCGGCAagtcgacgctgctgcgcctcaTGACGGGCAAGCTGTCGCCCACCGGAGGTGCGGTCACTCGCCACACCCATCTGAAACTGGGCTTGTACTCGCAGCACAGTGCCGAGCAGCTGGACCTGACCAAGTCGGCCCTCGACTTTGTTCGCGACAAGTACAAGGACAAGTCGCAGGATTACCAGTTCtggcgccagcagctgggCCGTTACGGCCTCACTGGCGAAGCCCAGACCGCCCTTATGGGCACGCTGTCTGAGGGTCAGAAGAGCCGTATCGTCttcgccctgctcgccatcgacggcccCAATATGCTGCTACTCGACGAGCCGACCAACGGTCTGGACATTCCCACGATTGACAGTTTGGCAGATGCCATCAACGCCTTTAGCGgaggtgtcgtcgtcgtatcTCACGACTTCAG GCTGCTCGATAAGATTGCCAAGCAGATTCTCGTCTGCGAGAACCAGACCATTCAGACCTGGGACGGCTCCATTGGCGAGTACAAGAACTACCtgaggaagaagatgatTTCGGCCGGAGCCGTATAA
- a CDS encoding uncharacterized protein (COG:S~EggNog:ENOG503P8BB), producing MAAAIVIRSATAADQDAIARIHYEALNAYHDFYAAFFRTHPRELLTQSTRRAFAETNFTFLVAEETTINGSETVGFIRYKIVQARPDNAQDEKSVESSQPSLLARKDHLEHIWERFTEREKEMDACYEAAATGKRHFFVNHLMVHPRHQRRGVGGMLLREVTARSDDEGVPTLIVASAEARGLYVRCGFAVLGEWTIDNGYWAAEIERHEQELGIGDSRGLGAKFKGVKEIEAYMIREPPAVRLADG from the exons ATGGCTGCTGCTATTGTGATACGATCAGCCACGGCCGCAGATCAGGACGCTATTGCTCGGATCCACTACGAGGCTTTGAATGCGTATCATGATTTCTATGCCGCGTTCTTCAGGACGCACCCCCGCGAGCTGCTAACCCAATCGACACGGCGCGCGTTCGCGGAGACGAATTTCACATTTTTGGTAGCGGAAGAGACGACAATCAATGGTTCGGAAACCGTTGGATTCATAAGATATAAAATTGTCCAGGCTCGTCCCGATAACGCTCAGGACGAGAAGAGCGTGGAGTCCTCACAGCCGTCGCTCCTTGCGCGGAAAGACCACCTGGAGCATATCTGGGAGAGATTCACCgagagggagaaggagaTGGACGCATGCTACGAAGCGGCTGCTACCGGGAAGCGTCATTTTT TCGTCAACCATCTCATGGTACATCCTCGACACCAGCGAAGGGGTGTAGGCGGCATGCTACTGAGGGAGGTTACCGCGCGGTCtgatgacgagggcgtgcCGACGCTCATCGTTGcttcggccgaggcgcgcggaCTGTACGTGAGATGTGGCTTCGCCGTGCTGGGTGAATGGACCATTGATAATGGCTACTGGGCGGCTGAAATAGAGAGGCACGAGCAAGAGCTCGGCATAGGAGACTCTCGGGGGCTGGGGGCCAAGTTCAAAGGTGTCAAGGAAATTGAAGCTTACATGATTAGGGAGCCTCCTGCTGTAAGGTTGGCAGACGGTTAG
- a CDS encoding uncharacterized protein (COG:S~TransMembrane:1 (o6-27i)~EggNog:ENOG503NY28): MGVRDLHILIVVLCFAILLIPVALLIWGKKARLATAKSYMEMARRQPTHREF; this comes from the coding sequence atgggaGTGCGCGACCTGCACATCCTCATTGTGGTGCTCTGCTTCGCCATCCTTCTCATACCAGTGGCGCTGCTCATTTGGGGCAAGAAGGCGAGGCTCGCGACGGCCAAGTCGTACATGGAgatggcgcgccgccagccaacGCATCGCGAGTTCTGA
- a CDS encoding uncharacterized protein (EggNog:ENOG503P1AG~COG:S) codes for MTVYPVYNEQVAQAQLPGYTPSQRPTPSSTFNANVDPFQTGHAGPSPSPTKQPSAFNRKFHSITSKAGWSLNKAANVIGAEGWWPTSMEKECNKAARILHSFTSLGAPQPPTVDGPMHPTGITKKSMVQIPDAVLRECAGLAIFNVIRAGAFHGSLAAGSGVVVARRADGTWSPPSSFVVSTVGAGFMLGLDVYDCVCVLNTPAQVSAFTNPRVSLGGEASIAVGPVGTGGSVDAALSKTVRPMWSYMKSRGLWAGVQIDGTIIMSRADANSVFYNERGITAKKILRGDVAWPVQARPLFEVLRAIEGRPDVDHTVVEEVGRMATPGDTVLDDEKRGEAQVQVEHHDREGETLLDEKERLRRAGY; via the exons ATGACAGTCTACCCCGTCTACAACGAGCAGGTCGCACAAGCGCAACTCCCGGGCTACACGCCCTCGcagaggccgacgccgagctcgactttcaacgccaacgtcgacCCGTTCCAGACTGGCCATGCGGGCCCATCCCCGTCTCCGACCAAGCAGCCCTCGGCCTTCAACCGCAAGTTCCACAGCATCACCAGCAAGGCCGGGTGGTCGCTGAAcaaggccgccaacgtcatcggcgccgagggctggTGGCCCACGAGCATGGAGAAGGAGTGCAACAAGGCGGCCCGCATCCTTCACTCCTTTACCA GCCTTGGCGCGCCTCAGCCCCCGACGGTCGACGGCCCCATGCATCCCACGGGCATCACCAAAAAGTCCATGGTCCAGATTCCCGACGCGGTGCTCCGTGAgtgcgccggcctcgccatcttcaacgTGATccgcgcgggcgccttcCACGGCTccctggcggccggctcGGGCGTTGTCGTGGCCCGTCGCGCCGATGGCAcgtggtcgccgccatcgtcgtttGTCGTTTCGACGGTGGGTGCGGGCTTCAtgctgggcctcgacgtctACGACTGCGTGTGCGTGCTCAACACACCGGCGCAGGTCAGTGCCTTCACCAACCCTCGCGtctcgctcggcggcgaggcatccatcgccgtcggccccgtgggcacgggcggcagcgtcgacgccgcgctgtcCAAGACGGTGCGCCCCATGTGGAGCTACATGAAGAGCCGCGGGCTGTGGGCGGGCGTTCAGATCgacggcaccatcatcatgagcCGTGCCGACGCCAACAGCGTCTTCTACAACGAgcgcggcatcaccgccaaGAAGATCCTGCGCGGCGATGTCGCTTGGCCTGTGCAGGCCCGGCCGCTCTTTGAGGTGCTGCGCGCCATCGAGGGCCGCCCAGACGTCGACCACactgtcgtcgaggaggtcggTCGCATGGCCACGCCTGGCGACacggtcctcgacgacgagaagcgcggcgaggcgcaagTCCAGGTTGAGCACCACgaccgcgagggcgagacgctgctggacgagaaggagaggCTGAGGCGGGCGGGATACTAA
- a CDS encoding uncharacterized protein (CAZy:GH72~COG:G~SECRETED:SignalP(1-19~SECRETED:cutsite=ALA-DL~SECRETED:prob=0.9377)~TransMembrane:1 (n6-14c19/20o517-535i)~CAZy:CBM43~EggNog:ENOG503NX0F), with product MALTKLSVSLLALAGSALADLQPIEMKGSKLFYKNGTQFFMKGVAYQQDTAAAGATSDKTTKYVDPLSDATACKRDVPLLKELGTNTIRTYAINPDSDHSACMKLLDEAGIYVISDLSEPSLSINRDNPQWNVELFTRYQKVVDEMGKYSNVIGFFAGNEVSNNKTNTGASAFVKAAVRDTKAYIKNKKDSRWMGVGYAANDDKDIRVEIADYFNCGKAEDSIDYWGYNIYSWCGESDMQKSGYSEQAKFFKDYSVPVFFAEYGCNLPDGAANRIFQETGALYNDEMTKVFSGGIVYMYFQEANDYGLVEVKNGKATKQKDFGKLKDQVAKADPKGVDKDQYNPTAKPAKCPDLTNTWRANSELPPTPDKSLCDCMTKSRSCVASKDLDPKKYGAMFGFICGADASICTAIQGNATTGVYGAYSMCSDADKLNYVLDAYYSKLNKAKDACDFKGQATTQSPNKDSSCDSKLATASDINKKVATATAPVGGGGAKATSSDSAAGSFTPMGPFFSVGDFAIGAYMLVAGLVGAGMVAL from the exons atggcgttgacgaAGCTTTCGGTgtcgctcctcgccctcgcggggAGTGCCCTTGCCGATCTGCAGCCCATTGAGATGAAGGGCTCCAAGCTCTTCTACAAGAATGGCACCCAGTTCTTCATGAAGGGCGTCGCCTACCAGCAGGAcacggctgccgccggcgccaccagcGACAAGACGACCAAGTACGTCGACCCGCTGTCCGATGCGACGGCTTGCAAGCGCGACGTGCCCctgctcaaggagctcggcaCCAACACGATCCGCACCTATGCCATCAACCCCGACTCCGACCACTCGGCCTGCAtgaagctgctcgacgaggccggcatctACGTCATTTCGGACCTGAGCGAGCCCAGCCTGTCCATCAACCGCGATAACCCCCAGTGGAACGTGGAGCTCTTCACTCGCTACCAAAAGGTCGTGGACGAGATGGGCAAGTACTCCAACGTTATCGGCTTCTTTGCCGGTAACGAGgtcagcaacaacaagaccAACACGGGCGCCTCAGCcttcgtcaaggccgccgtccgcgACACCAAGGCCTACATCAAGAACAAGAAGGACTCCCGCTGGATGGGCGTTGGCTACGCCGCAAATGACGACAAGGACATCCGTGTTGAGATCGCCGACTACTTCAACTGCGGTAAGGCCGAAGACTCGATCGACTATTGGGGTTACAACATTTACTCGTGGTGCGGCGAGAGCGACATGCAAAAGTCGGGTTATAGCGAGCAGGCCAAGTTCTTCAAGGACTACTCGGTCCCCGTCTTCTTTGCCGAATACGGCTGCAACCTACCCGACGGTGCTGCCAACCGCATCTTCCAAGAGACTGGCGCCCTGTACAATGACGAGATGACTAAAGTCTTCTCCGGCGGCATCGTCTACATGTACTTCCAGGAGGCCAACGACTATG GTCTGGTCGAGGTCAAGAACGGCAAGGCTACCAAGCAAAAGGACttcggcaagctcaaggaccaggtggccaaggccgacccCAAGGGTGTTGACAAGGACCAGTACAACCCGACGGCCAAGCCTGCCAAATGCCCCGACCTGACCAACACGTGGAGGGCCAACTCTGAgctgccgcccacgcccgacAAGTCGCTCTGCGACTGCATGACCAAGTCGCGCTCGTGCGTCGCCTCCAAGGACCTGGACCCCAAGAAGTACGGCGCCATGTTCGGTTTCATCTGCGGTGCCGACGCGTCTATCTGCACGGCCATCCAGGGCAACGCCACCACCGGTGTCTACGGCGCCTACAGCATGTGctccgacgccgacaagctcAACTATGTCCTCGACGCTTACTACTCTAAGCtgaacaaggccaaggatgCCTGCGACTTCAAGGGTCAGGCCACGACCCAAAGCCCCAACAAGGACTCCTCTTGCGACTCCAAGCTGGCCACTGCCAGCGATATCAACAAGAAGGtcgccacggcgacggcccctgtcggcggtggcggcgccaaggccacGTCTTCGGACAGTGCGGCCGGCTCCTTCACCCCGATGGGTCCCTTCTTTTCCGTCGGTGACTTCGCCATCGGCGCTTAcatgctcgtcgccggtcTTGTCGGTGCGGGCATGGTAGCGCTATAA